Proteins co-encoded in one Streptomyces sp. NBC_00557 genomic window:
- a CDS encoding mycofactocin-associated electron transfer flavoprotein alpha subunit (Built with help from friend_finder, bracket5, and grep mycofactocin) has product MSARLPERVAVLVVRDGVLPLGADEAVAEADGHALVAGSRAAAGARELVAARRVWTADSGTSPAALSVALAPLLAAVRIVILPASPDGRDLAPRLAAELGRPLLASALEVLPHGADVLRLGGSALVELTVDGPFVATLEPGVRGAVPVPGPVETGELTLSAPAPAVPDAVHVADLDTSADAGDLAAARRVLGAGGGLGGPEAVALLAEAGAALDMAVGGTRVVTDAGWLEYARQIGTTGVTVDPDLYVAFGVSGAPHHTGGLGAPRHVVSVNTDPYCPMTAMADLGIVADAPAVLAALTRRLREVGDAA; this is encoded by the coding sequence GTGAGCGCCCGCCTGCCCGAGCGGGTCGCCGTGCTCGTCGTACGGGACGGGGTGCTTCCGCTGGGCGCGGACGAGGCCGTGGCCGAGGCGGACGGACACGCGCTGGTGGCCGGTTCGCGGGCCGCCGCCGGGGCCCGGGAGCTGGTCGCGGCCCGGCGGGTGTGGACGGCCGACAGCGGGACCTCGCCCGCCGCCCTGTCCGTCGCACTCGCGCCGCTGCTCGCCGCCGTGCGCATCGTGATCCTGCCTGCCTCCCCGGACGGCCGGGACCTCGCGCCGCGCCTCGCCGCCGAGCTGGGGCGGCCGCTCCTCGCCAGCGCCCTCGAGGTGCTTCCGCACGGCGCCGACGTGCTGCGCCTGGGCGGCAGCGCACTGGTCGAACTGACCGTGGACGGCCCCTTCGTGGCCACCCTGGAGCCCGGGGTGCGCGGCGCGGTGCCCGTGCCGGGCCCTGTGGAGACCGGCGAACTCACCCTGTCCGCCCCCGCGCCCGCCGTCCCCGACGCGGTGCACGTGGCCGACCTCGACACCTCGGCCGACGCCGGTGATCTGGCCGCCGCCCGCCGGGTGCTCGGTGCGGGCGGCGGGCTGGGCGGTCCCGAGGCCGTGGCGCTGCTCGCCGAGGCCGGTGCCGCCCTGGACATGGCGGTGGGCGGCACCCGCGTGGTCACCGACGCGGGCTGGCTGGAGTACGCCCGGCAGATCGGCACCACCGGCGTCACCGTCGACCCCGACCTGTACGTCGCGTTCGGTGTCTCCGGCGCCCCGCACCACACCGGCGGGCTCGGCGCGCCGCGCCATGTGGTGAGCGTGAACACCGACCCGTACTGCCCGATGACCGCCATGGCCGACCTGGGCATCGTGGCCGACGCGCCCGCCGTGCTCGCCGCGCTGACCCGCAGGCTGAGGGAGGTGGGCGATGCCGCCTGA
- a CDS encoding mycofactocin system FadH/OYE family oxidoreductase 2, protein MKLLFSPLRLGPLTLANRIVFSAHLTNYAEDGLPSEQHAAYYAARAAGGAGLIITEEHSTHATDWPYEKLIHGFRPEAVAGYRRITEAVHAHGTPILAQLNHNGGQASSMYSRLPVWAPSPVPDPLFREVPKEVTTAEIAEIVAGYGTVAGHCAEGGFDGVELQCSHSSIVRGFLSPATNLRTDAYGGPLEHRVRILTEIVDAVREAIGPDRVLGVRLCGDELLDGGTTIEEAVATARLVEATGKVDYINTSIGVATSTLYMIEASMSVPPGYALFVSNAIRSAVRLPVIGVGRIKDPVQAERALAEGHCDLVGVVRGQIADPDFAAKARAGHTPHIRTCLSCNQECVGRMGLNRWLGCIENPRAGREAVPLPAPGPRPRRVLVVGGGPAGLQAAATAAQRGHRVTLYERAPATGGQVATAATAPSRAEFLDVVRNLLAECLRHGVDIRTGVEATAESLRAEAPDAVVLATGARPQPPYWAGGLERIVDVRDVLEGRAAPQAGQRVLVVDELGFHQATSTAELLADRGCRVRISTPGMVVGQDLGVTLDLETYGVRAHAKGIAHATDQVVTGARPGGQGDGEVELDILTHTTNTTARERYDWVVCAVHQAPEDALWHALTDAPFPVHRAGDCLTPRRAHAAVVEGHRVGAAL, encoded by the coding sequence GTGAAGCTGCTGTTCTCCCCGCTCCGGCTGGGCCCTCTGACGCTCGCCAACCGGATCGTGTTCTCCGCGCATCTGACGAACTACGCCGAGGACGGCCTGCCCAGTGAGCAGCACGCGGCGTACTACGCGGCGCGGGCGGCCGGCGGGGCCGGGCTGATCATCACCGAGGAGCACTCCACCCACGCCACCGACTGGCCGTACGAGAAGCTCATCCACGGCTTCCGGCCGGAGGCGGTGGCCGGGTACCGGCGCATCACCGAGGCCGTCCACGCGCACGGCACCCCGATCCTCGCCCAGCTGAACCACAACGGCGGCCAGGCGTCCTCGATGTACTCGCGGCTGCCGGTGTGGGCACCGTCGCCGGTGCCCGACCCGCTGTTCCGGGAGGTGCCCAAGGAGGTCACCACCGCGGAGATCGCCGAGATCGTCGCCGGGTACGGCACGGTCGCCGGGCACTGCGCGGAGGGCGGCTTCGACGGCGTCGAACTGCAGTGCTCGCACTCCTCGATCGTGCGCGGCTTCCTCTCCCCCGCCACCAACCTGCGCACCGACGCCTACGGCGGCCCGCTGGAGCACCGGGTGCGGATCCTGACGGAGATCGTCGACGCGGTGCGCGAGGCCATCGGGCCCGACCGGGTGCTGGGGGTGCGGCTGTGCGGCGACGAGCTGCTGGACGGCGGCACCACCATCGAGGAGGCCGTCGCCACGGCCCGGCTGGTGGAGGCCACCGGCAAGGTCGACTACATCAACACCTCGATCGGCGTGGCCACCTCGACCCTGTACATGATCGAGGCGTCGATGTCGGTGCCGCCCGGCTACGCCCTGTTCGTCTCCAACGCCATCCGCTCGGCCGTGCGACTGCCGGTGATCGGCGTGGGCCGGATCAAGGACCCGGTGCAGGCCGAACGGGCCCTCGCCGAGGGCCACTGCGACCTGGTCGGCGTGGTGCGCGGCCAGATCGCCGACCCGGACTTCGCCGCCAAGGCCCGCGCCGGGCACACCCCGCACATCCGCACCTGTCTGTCCTGCAACCAGGAGTGCGTGGGCCGCATGGGCCTGAACCGCTGGCTGGGCTGCATCGAGAACCCCCGGGCGGGCCGCGAGGCGGTGCCGCTGCCCGCGCCGGGCCCGAGGCCGCGCCGGGTGCTGGTGGTCGGCGGCGGCCCGGCCGGGCTGCAGGCGGCGGCGACCGCCGCGCAGCGCGGGCACCGGGTGACGCTGTACGAGCGGGCGCCGGCCACCGGCGGCCAGGTCGCCACGGCGGCGACCGCGCCGAGCCGGGCGGAGTTCCTGGACGTGGTGCGCAACCTGCTCGCCGAGTGCCTGCGCCATGGCGTGGACATCCGCACGGGGGTGGAGGCCACGGCCGAATCACTGCGCGCCGAGGCGCCGGACGCGGTCGTCCTCGCCACCGGTGCGCGGCCCCAACCCCCCTACTGGGCGGGCGGCCTGGAGCGGATCGTGGATGTGCGGGACGTGCTGGAGGGCCGGGCGGCGCCGCAGGCCGGACAGCGGGTCCTGGTCGTCGACGAACTCGGCTTCCACCAGGCCACCTCCACGGCCGAGCTGCTGGCCGACCGGGGTTGCAGGGTGCGGATCAGCACGCCCGGGATGGTCGTGGGGCAGGACCTGGGCGTCACGCTCGACCTGGAGACGTACGGCGTGCGCGCCCACGCCAAGGGCATCGCACACGCCACCGACCAGGTGGTGACGGGAGCCCGGCCGGGCGGGCAGGGGGACGGGGAAGTGGAGCTGGACATCCTCACGCACACCACGAACACCACGGCGCGGGAACGCTACGACTGGGTGGTGTGCGCCGTGCACCAGGCGCCGGAGGACGCCCTGTGGCACGCGCTGACGGACGCGCCGTTCCCGGTCCACCGGGCCGGTGACTGCCTGACCCCGCGCCGCGCACACGCCGCGGTCGTCGAGGGGCACCGGGTGGGGGCGGCCCTGTGA
- a CDS encoding oxidoreductase — MRLTEPVTLGPYTAPSRVVFGPHETNLARRRALSDRHAAYYARRAAGGAGVVVTETASVHVSDWPYERAPLAADCGPGWAATAAACAPYGTLVVASLGHAGSQGSSAYHQSALWAPSRVADVVSRELPMEVEEAELDGLRAGFASAARLAVESGLHGVEVDAGQYSLLRQFLSGLTNQRQDAYGTDRLLLVRQVLGAVREAVGAGRLVGLRLSCDELAPWAGITPEHAEGFARELAPLLDYLVVVRGSAMSTAATRPDFHTPPGFNSALCAGVRSTVAGAVPVVLQGSVTGPDLAQRALDDGIADLVEMTRAQIADPQLVALVRAGRPERVRPCVLCNQKCRVRDNRNPVVSCAVDPRSGHETEDPPDTPLRREPGSVAAAARETDAPGRPDGAPPGASGHAVLVVGGGPAGLEAARVLAAHGHPVELVERTERLGGMLRVAGGRWAPLLDWLESEVRRLGVVVRTGTEAAARDLTGRRVVLATGSRPGPRRYDVDGGTVLEAADLLAGRAALPDGPVLVHDPVGDATGVALADRLAAEGRETALVTPDQVAGTQLALTGDLADAHARLARAGVSLLRRAVLRAVLADAALVEDSVTGEQHKVACAAVVHCGHRLPDTSLTAPAGAVPAGDRVAPRTVHEALLEGRRAALALHGGEGGASR; from the coding sequence ATGCGTCTGACCGAGCCCGTCACCCTGGGCCCGTACACCGCCCCGAGCCGGGTGGTGTTCGGGCCGCACGAGACCAATCTGGCCCGCCGCCGGGCGTTGTCGGACCGGCACGCCGCCTACTACGCGCGGCGCGCGGCCGGCGGTGCAGGTGTCGTCGTCACCGAGACGGCGAGCGTGCACGTCTCCGACTGGCCGTACGAGCGGGCCCCGCTGGCCGCGGACTGCGGCCCCGGCTGGGCGGCCACCGCGGCCGCGTGCGCACCGTACGGAACGCTGGTGGTGGCCTCCCTCGGCCACGCCGGCTCCCAGGGCTCCTCCGCCTACCACCAGTCGGCGCTGTGGGCGCCGTCCCGGGTCGCCGACGTGGTGAGCCGGGAACTGCCGATGGAGGTGGAGGAGGCCGAACTGGACGGGCTGCGCGCCGGGTTCGCGTCGGCGGCACGGCTGGCGGTGGAATCGGGGCTGCACGGGGTGGAGGTCGACGCCGGCCAGTACAGCCTGCTGCGCCAGTTCCTGTCCGGCCTGACCAACCAGCGCCAGGACGCCTACGGCACCGACCGGCTGCTGCTGGTCCGCCAGGTGCTCGGGGCCGTGCGCGAGGCGGTGGGCGCAGGACGGCTGGTGGGGCTGCGGCTGTCCTGCGACGAGCTGGCACCGTGGGCCGGTATCACGCCCGAGCACGCCGAGGGCTTCGCCCGTGAGCTGGCGCCGCTGCTCGACTACCTGGTGGTGGTGCGGGGTTCGGCGATGTCCACCGCCGCCACCCGCCCCGACTTCCACACCCCGCCGGGTTTCAACAGCGCGCTGTGCGCCGGCGTGCGCTCGACGGTCGCCGGGGCGGTCCCCGTGGTGCTGCAGGGTTCGGTCACCGGCCCGGACCTGGCCCAGCGCGCGCTGGACGACGGGATCGCCGACCTGGTGGAGATGACCCGCGCCCAGATCGCCGATCCGCAGCTGGTCGCGCTGGTGCGCGCGGGACGCCCCGAGCGGGTGCGGCCGTGTGTGCTGTGCAACCAGAAGTGCCGCGTACGGGACAACCGCAACCCGGTGGTCTCGTGCGCCGTGGACCCCCGCAGCGGCCATGAGACCGAGGACCCGCCGGACACCCCCCTGAGGCGGGAGCCGGGGTCCGTGGCCGCCGCGGCGCGGGAGACGGACGCCCCCGGGAGGCCCGACGGTGCGCCTCCCGGGGCGTCCGGCCATGCCGTCCTCGTGGTCGGCGGCGGCCCCGCCGGCCTGGAGGCCGCGCGGGTGCTGGCCGCCCACGGGCACCCCGTGGAACTGGTGGAGCGCACCGAGCGGCTCGGCGGGATGCTGCGGGTGGCGGGCGGGCGCTGGGCGCCGCTGCTGGACTGGCTGGAGTCGGAGGTACGGCGGCTCGGCGTCGTCGTGCGGACCGGCACCGAGGCGGCGGCACGGGACCTGACCGGGCGCCGGGTGGTGCTGGCCACCGGCTCGCGTCCCGGTCCGCGCCGCTACGACGTCGACGGCGGCACCGTGCTGGAGGCGGCCGACCTCCTCGCGGGCCGTGCGGCGCTGCCCGACGGACCGGTGCTCGTCCACGATCCCGTGGGCGACGCGACCGGCGTCGCCCTCGCCGACCGGCTGGCCGCCGAGGGCCGTGAGACCGCGCTGGTCACCCCGGACCAGGTGGCCGGGACACAGCTCGCCCTGACCGGTGACCTCGCCGACGCGCACGCGCGGCTGGCACGCGCCGGGGTGAGCCTGCTGCGGCGGGCCGTGCTGCGGGCGGTGCTCGCGGACGCCGCGCTGGTGGAGGACTCCGTCACCGGCGAGCAGCACAAGGTGGCGTGCGCGGCCGTGGTGCACTGCGGCCACCGGCTGCCCGACACCTCGCTCACCGCCCCGGCCGGCGCCGTGCCGGCGGGCGACCGGGTGGCACCGCGCACGGTGCACGAGGCCCTGCTGGAGGGCCGCCGCGCGGCGCTGGCGCTGCACGGCGGCGAAGGAGGTGCGTCGCGGTGA
- the mftC gene encoding mycofactocin radical SAM maturase (MftC is a radical SAM/SPASM enzyme that catalyzes the first two steps in biosynthesis of the electron carrier mycofactocin from the terminal Val-Tyr dipeptide of the precursor peptide MftA.), producing MKLVDHFESGLDAPICLTWELTYACNLACVHCLSSSGRRDPGELTTAECKAVIDELERMQVFYVNIGGGEPTVRPDFWELVEYATDHHVGVKFSTNGVRITPERARRLAASDYVDVQISLDGATAEVNDAVRGPGSYDTAMAAMRHLADAGMRDFKLSVVVTRHNAGQLDDFKAIADAHGAQLRITRLRPSGRGADVWDELHPTAGQQRALYEWLLAHGEDVLTGDSFFHLNALGAQPLPGLNLCGAGRVVCLIDPVGDVYACPFAIHDTFLAGNVRSPGGFSAVWRESELFAELRSPQTGGACTACPAYDACRGGCMAAKFFTGLPLDGPDPECVKGNGERALAVVGAGTAPRPSGDHSHRSRPRSGPVPVTIGRRPAAAGVPDRACDTSPLAGFAPGSPGAA from the coding sequence ATGAAGCTCGTCGACCACTTCGAGAGCGGCCTGGACGCCCCCATCTGCCTGACCTGGGAGCTGACCTACGCCTGCAACCTGGCGTGTGTGCACTGCCTGTCCTCCTCGGGCCGGCGCGACCCCGGGGAGCTGACCACGGCCGAGTGCAAGGCCGTGATCGACGAGCTGGAGCGCATGCAGGTCTTCTACGTCAACATCGGCGGCGGCGAGCCGACCGTGCGCCCCGACTTCTGGGAGCTGGTCGAGTACGCCACCGACCACCACGTCGGGGTGAAGTTCTCCACCAACGGCGTGCGCATCACGCCCGAGCGGGCCCGCCGGCTTGCCGCCAGCGACTACGTCGACGTGCAGATCTCCCTGGACGGGGCGACGGCCGAGGTCAACGACGCGGTGCGCGGGCCGGGTTCGTACGACACCGCGATGGCCGCGATGCGCCACCTCGCCGACGCCGGCATGCGCGACTTCAAGCTGAGCGTGGTGGTGACCCGGCACAACGCCGGCCAGCTCGACGACTTCAAGGCCATCGCCGACGCCCACGGCGCCCAGCTGCGCATCACCCGGCTGCGGCCCTCCGGGCGCGGCGCCGACGTGTGGGACGAGCTGCACCCGACGGCCGGCCAGCAGCGCGCGCTGTACGAGTGGCTGCTGGCGCACGGGGAGGACGTGCTCACCGGCGACTCCTTCTTCCACCTCAACGCCCTCGGCGCACAGCCGCTGCCGGGTCTGAACCTGTGCGGGGCGGGCCGGGTGGTCTGCCTGATCGACCCCGTCGGCGACGTGTACGCCTGCCCGTTCGCCATCCACGACACCTTCCTCGCCGGCAACGTCCGCTCCCCGGGCGGCTTTTCCGCCGTGTGGCGCGAGTCGGAGCTGTTCGCCGAGCTGCGCTCCCCGCAGACCGGCGGCGCGTGCACGGCCTGCCCGGCGTACGACGCCTGCCGCGGCGGCTGCATGGCCGCGAAGTTCTTCACCGGGCTGCCGCTGGACGGCCCGGACCCGGAGTGCGTGAAGGGCAACGGGGAGCGGGCGCTGGCCGTGGTCGGCGCGGGGACGGCACCGCGCCCGAGCGGCGACCACTCGCACCGCTCCCGTCCGCGGTCCGGCCCGGTCCCGGTGACCATCGGGCGCCGCCCGGCCGCCGCCGGGGTGCCGGACCGGGCCTGTGACACCAGCCCGCTGGCCGGGTTCGCGCCCGGGAGCCCGGGGGCCGCGTGA
- the mftB gene encoding mycofactocin biosynthesis chaperone MftB (MftB, a small protein, is a peptide chaperone that assists the radical SAM enzyme MftC in performing two modifications to the C-terminal Val-Tyr dipeptide of the mycofactocin precursor peptide, MftA. MftB's role is analogous to the role of PqqD in the biosynthesis of PQQ, a cofactor that derives entirely from a Tyr and a Glu in the precursor PqqA.), translated as MFTPERPYRCSPSVALRPEPFGALAYHFGTRRLCFLKTPRLVAVVRSLAGHPDVHTALDAAGVPAAERAAHLGALASLAAGGVIEPRPEEPACDLLEEAA; from the coding sequence GTGTTCACCCCCGAGCGCCCCTACCGGTGCTCACCGAGCGTGGCGCTGCGCCCCGAGCCCTTCGGGGCGCTCGCCTACCACTTCGGCACCCGCCGGCTGTGCTTCCTGAAGACACCCCGGCTGGTGGCGGTCGTACGGTCGCTGGCCGGCCACCCGGACGTCCACACGGCGCTCGACGCGGCCGGGGTGCCCGCCGCCGAACGCGCCGCCCACCTCGGCGCTCTCGCCTCCCTCGCCGCGGGCGGCGTGATCGAGCCCCGGCCCGAGGAGCCGGCCTGCGACCTGCTGGAGGAAGCAGCATGA
- the mftA gene encoding mycofactocin precursor MftA (Mycofactocin is a small molecule electron carrier derived from the final two amino acids, Val-Tyr, of MftA, the mycofactocin precursor. It plays a role in redox homeostasis and the metabolism of alcohols and aldehydes in Actinobacteria, including Mycobacterium tuberculosis.) — MDAEETPRTEEAPGIAADAEYAEELLVEEVSIDGMCGVY, encoded by the coding sequence ATGGACGCCGAGGAGACGCCCCGGACCGAGGAGGCACCCGGGATCGCGGCGGACGCCGAGTACGCCGAGGAACTGCTCGTCGAAGAGGTCTCCATCGACGGCATGTGCGGCGTCTACTGA
- a CDS encoding TetR/AcrR family transcriptional regulator — MGHRDALLEGAKQCLTEKGYARTTARDIVAASGANLASIGYHYGSKEALLNEALIRANAEWGEALEKSMAYDDESPASPREQFEAVWTKVIELFSGHRRLWSVNFEALTQIEHSPEIREALADGLQEARVGMGEALLAQLEEESDERTVRAVGSFFQALLTGVMAQWLIDPESAPTGPDLSYALLAIMTGTRDRELSD; from the coding sequence ATGGGACATCGCGACGCTCTACTCGAAGGTGCGAAGCAGTGCCTGACCGAGAAAGGCTATGCCCGCACGACAGCCCGTGACATCGTCGCCGCGTCAGGCGCGAACCTCGCCTCCATCGGCTACCACTACGGCTCGAAGGAAGCACTTCTCAACGAGGCCCTGATCCGCGCCAACGCCGAATGGGGCGAGGCGCTGGAAAAGTCCATGGCCTACGACGACGAGTCACCGGCATCCCCGCGCGAGCAGTTCGAGGCGGTCTGGACCAAGGTGATCGAGCTGTTCTCCGGACACCGCCGGCTCTGGTCCGTCAATTTCGAGGCACTCACCCAGATCGAGCATTCCCCCGAAATCCGGGAGGCGCTCGCCGATGGTCTCCAGGAGGCCCGGGTCGGCATGGGCGAGGCTCTCCTGGCGCAGCTGGAGGAAGAGAGCGACGAGCGGACCGTGCGCGCGGTCGGCTCCTTTTTCCAGGCGCTGCTCACCGGAGTCATGGCCCAGTGGCTGATCGACCCGGAATCCGCTCCCACCGGCCCGGACCTTTCCTATGCGCTGCTCGCGATCATGACGGGAACGCGGGACAGGGAACTTTCCGACTGA
- a CDS encoding proline iminopeptidase-family hydrolase, which yields MSVASIVKGTVPFGDFKTWYRISGDPGSPLPALVVVHGGPGSTHDYLRGMEVFAAVGWPVVLYDQLGNGGSTHLPDKGEDFWTPQLFLDELDNLLHRLGVADNYVLFGQSWGGLLVARHAAARPAGLRGLVIANAPASYPLWLREMAVLRAQLPPGVNEVLLRHEAAGTTDSEEYHEAMRVFYEKHVCRLKPWPRDYQASFYEITNDPTVYRTMNGPSEFHVIGTLRDWGVEDCLPDIEVPTLVLSGRYDEATPETVRPYAELIPDARWEIFEESSHLPHLEEPERFIATMIEYLRGLPR from the coding sequence CCTTCGGCGACTTCAAGACCTGGTACCGCATCAGCGGGGATCCCGGTTCGCCGCTGCCCGCGCTCGTGGTGGTGCACGGGGGGCCGGGCAGCACTCACGACTACCTGCGCGGGATGGAGGTCTTCGCGGCAGTGGGCTGGCCGGTGGTGCTCTACGACCAGCTGGGCAACGGCGGCTCCACCCACCTGCCGGACAAGGGCGAGGACTTCTGGACCCCGCAGCTGTTCCTGGACGAGCTGGACAACCTGCTGCACCGGCTCGGCGTCGCCGACAACTACGTGCTGTTCGGGCAGTCCTGGGGCGGGCTGCTCGTCGCCCGGCACGCCGCCGCACGGCCGGCGGGGCTGCGGGGACTGGTGATCGCCAACGCCCCCGCCTCGTATCCGCTGTGGCTGCGGGAGATGGCCGTGCTGCGGGCCCAGCTGCCCCCCGGTGTCAACGAGGTCCTGCTGCGTCACGAGGCCGCGGGGACGACGGACAGCGAGGAGTACCACGAGGCGATGCGCGTCTTCTACGAGAAGCACGTGTGCCGTCTCAAGCCCTGGCCGCGCGACTACCAGGCGTCGTTCTACGAGATCACCAACGATCCGACCGTGTACCGGACGATGAACGGGCCCAGCGAGTTCCATGTGATCGGCACGCTCAGGGACTGGGGGGTGGAGGACTGTCTGCCGGACATCGAGGTGCCCACGCTGGTCCTGTCCGGCCGGTACGACGAGGCGACCCCGGAGACGGTGCGGCCGTACGCGGAACTGATCCCGGACGCGCGGTGGGAGATCTTCGAGGAGTCGAGTCACCTGCCGCACCTGGAGGAACCGGAGCGGTTCATCGCGACGATGATCGAGTACCTGAGGGGCCTGCCCCGCTGA